In Mesorhizobium sp. J428, the genomic window TCATCGACTATTCCGGCCAGTCGCGCCTCGAGAGCCAGCAGGGCAACACGATCGCCATCGCCTTCGCGCTGGCCGTCGTCGTCATTTACCTGGTGCTCGCGGCGCAGTTCGAGAGTTTCCGCGACCCGTTGATCATCATGATGTCGGTCCCGCTGTCGATCTTCGGCGCCATCCTGCCGCTCAACCTGGGGCTCGGAACGTTGAACATCTACACGCAGGTGGGTCTCATCACGCTGGTCGGCCTGATCACAAAGCACGGCATCCTGCTGGTCGAGTTCGCCAACCAGCAGCGGCACATGAACGGACTTGGCCGGCGTGACGCGATCATCGCCTCGGCCAAGACCCGCCTGCGGCCGATCCTGATGACCACGGCGGCGATGTCCCTCGGCGTCGTGCCGCTGATCATCGCCTCCGGTGCAGGTGCGGCGGCGCGTTCGGCGATGGGAATGGTGATCTTCACCGGCATCCTCGTCGGCACCGCCTTCACGCTGTTCGTGGTGCCGATGTTCTACACCTTCATTGCGGCCAAGGACGCGCCACAGGACGCAGAGGAACCGTCGGCTGAGACGCTGGCCATGCCAGCGGAATAACACCGTAGAACCACGGCATTGGCTTCCCTGGTGCGACGCACTATCTCTGCTGCGCCGCACAAGTCCATTGAGGAGAATGCCATGCCAAGGGTAGCTATCGTCACCGGATCGACGTCCGGGATCGGTCTCGCCATCGCCGAGGCGCTTGCTGACCTCGGCCACACAGTCGTCGTCAATTCCTTTTCCGACACCGAGGCCGACCATGCGGTGGCGAAAGCCATCGCCGACGGCACGGGTGCGAAGGTCGTCTACCGCCAGGCCGACATGTCGAAAGCGGACGAGTGCCGCGCCCTCGTCGCCTGGACCGAGAAGGAGTTTGGCTCCGTCGACATCCTCGTCAACAATGCCGGCATCCAGTATGTCGCGCCAGTCGAGGAGTTCCCGGTCGAGCAGTGGAACCGCATCATCGCGATCAACCTCTCCTCCGCCTTCCACACCACCGCCGCCGCCCTGCCCGGCATGAAGGTCAGGGACTGGGGCCGCATCGTCAACATCGCCTCCGCCCACGGTCTGCGTGCCTCGCCGAACAAGTCGGCCTATGTCGCCGCCAAGCACGGCGTCGTCGGCCTCACCAAGACGGTGGCGCTGGAGAATGCCCGCTCCAACATCACTTGCAACGCCGTCTGCCCCGGCTTCGTGCTGACGCCGCTGGTCGAGAAGCAGATCGATGACCGGGCGAAGGAACTCGGTCTCGACCGCGAGACCGTCATCCGCGACGTCATCCTGGAAAAGCAGCCAAGCAAGAAGTTCGCCACGGTCGGCGAGATCGCCGCCGCGACGCTCTACCTCGCGTCGGAGGGTGCTGCCTCCGTCACCGGCACGACCATCTCGGTCGACGGCGGCTGGACGGCGCAGTGATGCGCAAGCCGGTCAACCTGGCGCTGCAGGGCGGCGGCTCGCACGGCGCGTTCACCTGGGGCGTGCTGGACCGCCTGCTCGAAGACGGCCGGCTCGACTTCGCGGCCGTCTCCGGCACCAGTGCCGGCGCGATGAACGCCGCGGCGCTCGCCGACGGCTGGATGCGCGGCGGACGCGAGGGCGCGCGCGAGCGTCTCTCATCCTTCTGGAAGAGCGTCGCGCGCAAGGGCCGCTTCTCTCCCGTGCAGCGGCTGCCCTGGGACATTTTCTGGGGCAACTGGTCGGTCGAGAATTCGCCCGGCTACATGTTCTACGACGCCATGTCGCGCATCTTCTCGCCTTATATGGCCAATCCCCTGAACGTGAACCCGCTCCGGGAGGTGGTCGAGGAAGAGATCGACTTCCGCAATGTCCGCAGCTGCAAGGGCATCAGCGTCTTCGTCTCGGCCACCAACGTGCAGACCGGCCGCCTGCGTGTCTTCTCCGGCGATGAGCTGAGCGCCGACGCCGTGATGGCGTCCGCCTGCCTGCCGCAGGTCTTTCGCGCCGTCGAGATCGACGGCGAGCCCTACTGGGACGGCGGCTACGGCGGCAATCCGGCGATCTTCCCCTTCTTCTACACCAACCATGTCGAGGACGTGCTTCTGGTGCAGATCAATCCGGTGATCCGGGAAGGCGCGCCGAAGACGGCGCAGGAAATCCAGAACCGCGTCGACGAGATCACCTTCAATTCCGGCCTGCTGCACGAAATGCGCGCGATCGCCTTCGTCAACAGGCTGATCGAGGAAGGGCGCGTTTCGCGCGACGAGTACCGCGCCATCCGCATGCATCGCATCGACGCCGACGAGGCATTCAAGGACCTGTCCGCCTCCTCGAAGATCAACGCGGAATGGGCCTTCCTGGAGTATCTGCGCGATCTCGGGCGCAGCGCCGCCGAGGACTGGCTCGCGGCGAACTACGATGCCGTCGGCGAGCATGCCACGCTCGACGTGTCGGGAGAGATTTCGGGAACGCCGCAACTCAGATCGCGCGGCCTCGGCGCGCGCACGCGTGAATTTCTGGCGACCCGCAGGAAGCCCGCCGCCTGACCTTCAGGTCGGCGTGACCGCGCGAGCTGTCATTGACACGAGGCTGCGCGCCGCCACGCGCAATTCGTCGAGGTTCTGCAGGCGCGCCTTCATGCCTTCGATCGCATCCCAGAACAGGCTTGCGAGCGTTTCCGCCGAATAGCCGCGGGCGGCCAGGTCGACGCCGCTGTCGCGGGCTGCGCGATCGAGCGCCTCGGCGACGAGGCTGGCCATTGTGCTCTTCCAGCCCGCGAGCACCTCGGCGGCCAGTTGGTTCTTCATGTCGAGGATCTCGGGGCCGTGCGGCGACCGCATGAACTCCTCCATCATCGCGAAAATCGATCTCTCGAGCAGAAGGTTCAGCCGCTCGTCGATCGGGCCGTCTCCGGCCAGAACCTGTCGTGCGCCCGCCACGGACGCATCGAAATAGCTGAGCGCGATGGCCTGGTAGATGTCGATCTTGTTGCGGAACAGCAGGTACAGCGCCGGCCGCGACATCTCCGCGGCCTTGGCGATGTCGTCCATTGTCGTGCGCTGAATGCCATAGGCGAGGAAAACTTTCGCCGCGCGCTCCAGGATGCGCTGGCGCTTCAGATCGTCTGGGCTGGCACTGCTATCGTTCAAGGGAGTTTCCGTCCGCCACATATCTCTTGACATAATGACGAAATTTGTCAAGTTGTCTCGGCAAGGCAAAAGCGTAATGCTCGCAACCCAGCCCAAGGAGGTGCTTATGCGTCTGACGGTCGATGGACAAGAGATCGAGGTCGACGCGGAGCCCGATATGCCGCTTCTGTGGGCCTTGCGCGACCTCGCCGGCAAGACAGGGCCGAAATTCGGCTGCGGCGTCGCCGCCTGCGGCGCCTGCACGGTGGTCATCGACGGCCAGCCCGTGCGGTCCTGCTCCATTCCGGTCGGCGATGTCAGCGGCAGCGTGACCACCATCGAGGGTCTCGTCGTCGACGGCAAGCTGCACCCGGTCCAGCAGGCCTGGCTGGAAGAGCAGGTCGCGCAATGCGGCTACTGCCAGGCCGGCCAGATCATGAGCGCCTACGCGCTGCTGGAAGAGATCGAGAGCCCGACCGACGAGGACATCGACAATGCCATGGGCGGCAATCTCTGCCGTTGCGGCACCTATCCGCGCATCCGCGCCGCCATCAAGAAAGCGGCGAACCTCAAGCTGGCGAGGGCCTGACCATGGCAAGCATCGGCAAGATCGCACGGCGCACCTTCCTGTTCGGCATGGCCGCCGTCGCGGGCGGCGTGGCCGTCGGCTACTACTATTACCGCAGGCCCTATCCGAATCCTCTCGAAGGCGAACTGGCCGAGGGTGAGGTCACCTTCAATCCCTATCTCAAGATCGGCTCCGACAATACGATCACGGTGATCGCGCCGCGCGCCGAGATGGGTCAGGGCATTTCGACCACGCTCGCCGCCTTCGTCGCCGAGGAACTCGACGTGACGCTCGACCGCCTCAAGGTCGAGCACGGACCGCCGTCCTATGCCTACTACAATGCCGCGATGCTCGAAGAGGGCGCCGGCTTCAACTTCTGGGACGACAGCTTCACGGCCGAGACGGTGCGCGGGCTGATGGGCGCGGCGGGCAAGATGCTGGGCCTGCAGGCCACCGGCGGCTCGACCGCGGCGCGCGACGGCTTTGACCGGATGCGCCAGGCCGGCGCGGCGGCGCGCATCATGTTGATCGAGGCGGCCGCCGCCCGGTTGGGCGTGCCTGCGCGCGACCTCGCGACCGACAACGGCACGATCGTCCACAAGGCGTCCAACCGCAGCGTCACCTATGGCGAGGTTGCGCTCGACGCCTCGAAACTGTCGCCGCCCTCGACCGTCGCGCTGAAAGAGAAGGCGGACTGGAAACTGCTCGGCAAACCGCAGAAACGCGTCGACATGCTGGCAAAGGTTACCGGCGCGCCGATCTTCGGCATCGACGTCCGGCAGCCCGACATGCTGTTCGGAACCGTTCGGATGAGCCCGGTCTTCGGCGTGAAACCCGTCCGTGCGGACACCTCGGCGGCTGCGAAGATGCCCGGCGTCGTCAAGATCGTGCCGATCGACTCCAGCTATGGAAGCGGCTTCGGCGTCATCGCGGAGAACACCTGGGCCGCGTTCAAGGCTGCCGAGGCGATCGATGTCGAGTGGGGTAAGCCGGATTATCCGCTTTCCAACGACGAGATCATGACCCGGATCGCGGACGCCGCCAAAACCGGCGAGGCGAGCCCGATGCGGGACGATGGCGATGTTGACGTCGCCTTCGCCGACGCGCCGCAGGATCGCGTCATCGAGGCGGAATACAGCGTTCCCTACCTGTCGCATGCTCCGATGGAGCCGATGAACTGCACGGCGCGGCTGAAAGACGGCGTCCTCGACGTCTGGGCGCCCAACCAGATGCCGGTGCTGGTGCGCTGGTTCTGCTCCGACATCGCCGGCGTGCCGGGCGATAAGACCATGGTGCACACCACCTCCATGGGCGGCGCCTTCGGCCGCCGTGGCGAGCTCGACTATGCGCTCTACGCCACCATCCTCGCCAAGGAGACGAATGGGCGTCCGGTGCAGGTGACATGGACCCGCGAGGAGGACATGCGGCGCGGGCCGTTCCGGCCGGCATCGGTTGGGAAGTTCCGGGCCCGCATCGGCAATGATGGCCTGCCGGTCGCCGTCGACATGCGGGTGGCGGCGCAGAACATGATGGCCTCGCTGATGAGCCGGACCTTCACGTCCCTGCCTGCCGGCGGCTCCGATCCCTCGATCACCGACGGATCGCGCAACCAGCCCTACACCATTCCCAACTACCGCGTTTCCGAGATCCAGGTGCCGGATCTGCCGATCCCCGTCACCTTCTGGCGCTCGGTCGGCAATTCCGTGAACGGCTTCTTCCACGAATGCTTCATGGACGAGATCGCTCAGGCGGGAGGCATCGATCCGGTCGAGATGCGGCGCAAGCTGATGGCGAACCATCCGGCCGCGCTCGCGGTCGTGAATAAGGTCGCGGAAATGTCCGGCTGGGGAGAGGCCCTGCCGGAAGGCAAGGCAAAGGGTTTCGCCTTTACGCTCTCCTTCGGCAGCTGGTGCGGACAGGTGATTCAGATCGCCGATACCCCTTCGGGTATCAAGCTCGAGAAGATGTGGATCGCCGTTGAAGTCGGCACGGCTCTCGACCCAGGCATCATCGAGACGCAGATGACGTCCGGCGCGGTCTACGGCCTGTCGGCAGCGATGGGCCAGGCGATTACCTTCGAGGACGGCCGGGTCGTCCAGTCGAACTTCCACGATTTCGACGCCATGCGCATCTTCCAGGCGCCCGAATTCGAGGTAGCGATCCTCGAGAATTTCCACCGCATGGGCGGCGCCGGCGAAGTCGGCGTGCCGCCGGCCGCACCCGCCCTCGCCAACGCGCTCTTCGCCCTCAAGGGCCAGCGCTTCCGCTCGCTGCCGCTGTCGAAGGAGGTCGCGTTCGCATGAAGTTCGTGCGCACATTGCTGACGGCCGCCGCCATCGCCGCGGCCGCCGCCACCGCCTTCGCCCAGGAGACGTCGCCCGCGACCGATTCCGCCGCCGGCCTCGCCTCCTGGGCCAAGGTCTATGAGGTCTTCTCGCATCCGCGCTGCGCCAACTGTCATGTCGAGGACGATCGTCCCCGCTGGTCGAGCCCGCACTACGGCGCGACGCGGGTTCACGCGTTCAACGTGCAGCGCGGAGCCGACGGCTCCGGTTTCGGCAATCCCGGCCTGCGCTGCACGACCTGCCATTTTGCAAGCAATTCCAGCGTGCTGCACGGGCCGCCCGGCGCCGAAGGCTGGCATCTCGCCCCGCCGGAAATGGTCTGGTTCGGCAAATCCTCGGCTGAGGTCTGCGCCCAGATCAAGGATCCTGCGCGCAATGGCGGCCGCACGCTCGACGAGGTCGCGGTGCATGTTCGCGACGACGGCCTCGTCGCCTGGGGCTGGAACCCCGGACCCGGCCGCGAGCCAGCGCCGGGCTCCGCGCAGGCCACGTTCGAGGCGCTCTCGGCATGGGCGGCCGCTGGGGCGCCGTGTCCATGAAGGCCGCCGCCGAAGGAGCCGGCCACGGTCGGCTTCTTTACATTTCTTTACAATTCGCAGGACTTTTCGAAACACGCAGGCACTAGTATGGCCTTCCGGATACCGGCCCGACTCATGACAGCAAAGTGTCAGGAGCAACGGACGAATGTATCTTTATGACTATATTGCGCTGCAAACTTGGAGTAAGAAACCGCCCGCTCCGGTCCGGATGCGTTCAGGATTGCAAGATGGCCGATGCGGCCCCACCTGAATGCACGGAGCGGCCGCGACGCGTAACGCGTCTTTCGCCCGACATGGGGATTTTTCGATATGGCGAAGTTCAGGTTCCACAAAGTCGCGGCTGTTGCTGTGCTCATCGGATTTGCCGCCTGGATGGGAACCGGAAGGTTCTCGTCGGTCGGTTCCGCATCGACGGAAACGGGGGCCGCGCAGGGCGAAGCAAAGCCGGCGGCTGTGGAGGCTGCGCCTAAGGCCCCGCGCACCGTCGCGGTTGTTACCCCGCCCCACATCCAGCATGAGCGCGCGATTCACCTTTCCGGCCAGACCCAGGCCGACAAACGCGCTGTGCTCGCCACGCGCGCGGCCGGCATCATCGAGCAGCTCACCGTCAAGCAGGGCGACAAGGTCGCCGCCGGACAGACCATCCTGGTGCTGAACGCCGAGGACAAGCCGGCGATGGTCGAGACCGCAAAGCAGCTGGTCAAGCAGCGGCAGGCCGAGCTGGAGGCCGCGCAGCGGCTGGCCAAGACCGGGACACTCGCCAAGCTCAGCCTCGACACGGCCGTATCGGCTCTCGCCCAGGCGGAATCGCAGCTCAGGGCTGCACAGGCCGATCTCGACCGCCTCACCATCGTCGCCCCGTTCGCCGGCATCGTCGACAGCGTCGACGTCGAGCTCGGCAGCGCCGTCGCGCAGGGCGCCCAGATCGCCACGCTGCTCAGCCTCGATCCCGTCGTGGTGAAGGGCGAGATCAGCGAGCGCGACTTGACCTACATCAAGGCCAACGACAAGGCCGACGCCTTGTTGGTCAACGGCGAACGCGTCACCGGCACCGTGCGCTACATCAGCCGCGAGGCGGCCGCGGCGACGCGCACTTTCCGGGTCGAGGTGGCGATTCCCAATGCGGACGAGCGCATTCCCGCCGGCATGACGGCCGAGATCACCGTGCGCGCGTCGCCCGCCGATGCGGTGATCCTGCCGCGCTCGGTGGTGACGCTCAGCGCCAATGGCGATCTCGGCATCCGCGCGGTCGACAAGGACGGCAAGATCGTCTTCTACCCGATCGACCTCATGGACGACCTTACCAACGGTCTGGTTCTCGGCGGCGTTCCGAAGGATGCGCGCATCGTCGTGGCCGGCCAGGATCTGGTCACCGAGGGCGATATCGTCAATCCGGTCACTGCCGACGAGCAGCTCATCAAGAAGCTGGTCGGCGAAGTCGCCGGCACCAATTGAGCGGCGCCCGGTCATGGATATCGTCAAGCTTGCCATCCGCAACGCGCGGCTGACGCTTTCGGTCCTCGTCTTCCTCGTCATCGCGGGCGCTCTCGCCTATCGTGCGGTGCCGAAGGAGGCCGAGCCCGACGTCGCCATTCCAATCATCTATGTGAGCCTCGCCTATCAGGGCATTTCGCCGGAGGATTCCGAGCGCCTGCTGCTGCGCCCGGTCGAGACGCAGCTGAAGAGCCTGAAGGGCCTGAAGGAGATGCGCTCCGCCGCCTACCAGGGCGGCGGCTATGTGCTGGTCGAATTCGACCCCTCGACCGACCTGTCGGACGCGCTGATCGATGTGCGCAACAAGGTCCAGGACGCCAAGCAGGATATTCCTGATGGCGCCGAGGAGCCGACCGTCAACGAGGTCAACGTCTCCGAATTCCCCGTGCTCGTCGTGACACTGTCGGGCGACGTGCCCGAGCGCGTGCTGACGGTTGCGGCCAAGTCGCTGCGCGACAAGATCGAGGAGGTTCCGGGCGTCCTCGAGGGCACTATCCAGGGTTCCCGCGAGGAACTGGTCGAGGCGATCATCGATCCGGTCAAGCTTTCGTCCTACGGCTTGAGACTCGACCAGCTCATCCAGGGTGTCGGCGCGTCGAACAGCCTCGTCGCCGCCGGCGCGCTGGAGGGCAGCGAGGGCAAATACGCCATCAAGGTGCCCGCGCTGATCGAGACGCCGGAAGACGTGGCGCGCCTGCCCGTCGTCGCCAACAACAACGCGGTGGTGCGCGTCCAGGACCTCGCCACCGTCCGTTCCACCTTCAAGGACGCCGAGACAATCACGCGGCTGGACGGCAAGCCCGCCATCGCCATCGAGGTGAAGAAGCGCATCGGCGCCAATATCGTCGAGACGATCGAGGGCGCGAAGCACGTCGCCGACGAGTTTGTCAAGACCGCGCCTCCTGGCATGGAGGTGACCTACACCCAGGACAAGTCGGTCTTCGTCAACCAGCTCCTGAACGACCTGCAGAACCACGTGCTGATCGCGGTGATCCTGGTCTTCATCGTCATCCTCTACGCGCTCTCCGGCCGGGCCTCGCTGCTGATCGGCCTCGCGATCCCGTCATCCTTCCTGATGGGTATCCTGGCGCTGGCGCTGATGGGTTACACGATCAACATGATCGTTCTGTTCTCGCTGATCCTGGCCGTCGGCATGCTGGTCGACGACGCGATCATCGTGACTGAATATGCCGAGCGGCGCATGTCCGAGGGCGCACCGAAGGAGCTGGCTTTCGAGGAGGCAGCCAAGCGGATGGCCGGTCCCGTGATCGCCGCTACCATGACCCGCATCGCCGCCTTTTCGCCGCTGCTCTTCTGGCCCGGTATTATCGGCGACTTCATGAAGTTACCTGCCGATCACGCTGATCGTCACGCTCGCCGCTTCCATGGCCTATGCGCTGATTTTCGCTCCGACGCTGGGCGCGATTTTCGCCA contains:
- a CDS encoding (2Fe-2S)-binding protein, whose amino-acid sequence is MRLTVDGQEIEVDAEPDMPLLWALRDLAGKTGPKFGCGVAACGACTVVIDGQPVRSCSIPVGDVSGSVTTIEGLVVDGKLHPVQQAWLEEQVAQCGYCQAGQIMSAYALLEEIESPTDEDIDNAMGGNLCRCGTYPRIRAAIKKAANLKLARA
- a CDS encoding patatin-like phospholipase family protein, with translation MRKPVNLALQGGGSHGAFTWGVLDRLLEDGRLDFAAVSGTSAGAMNAAALADGWMRGGREGARERLSSFWKSVARKGRFSPVQRLPWDIFWGNWSVENSPGYMFYDAMSRIFSPYMANPLNVNPLREVVEEEIDFRNVRSCKGISVFVSATNVQTGRLRVFSGDELSADAVMASACLPQVFRAVEIDGEPYWDGGYGGNPAIFPFFYTNHVEDVLLVQINPVIREGAPKTAQEIQNRVDEITFNSGLLHEMRAIAFVNRLIEEGRVSRDEYRAIRMHRIDADEAFKDLSASSKINAEWAFLEYLRDLGRSAAEDWLAANYDAVGEHATLDVSGEISGTPQLRSRGLGARTREFLATRRKPAA
- a CDS encoding 3-hydroxybutyrate dehydrogenase, translated to MEENAMPRVAIVTGSTSGIGLAIAEALADLGHTVVVNSFSDTEADHAVAKAIADGTGAKVVYRQADMSKADECRALVAWTEKEFGSVDILVNNAGIQYVAPVEEFPVEQWNRIIAINLSSAFHTTAAALPGMKVRDWGRIVNIASAHGLRASPNKSAYVAAKHGVVGLTKTVALENARSNITCNAVCPGFVLTPLVEKQIDDRAKELGLDRETVIRDVILEKQPSKKFATVGEIAAATLYLASEGAASVTGTTISVDGGWTAQ
- a CDS encoding molybdopterin cofactor-binding domain-containing protein; the encoded protein is MASIGKIARRTFLFGMAAVAGGVAVGYYYYRRPYPNPLEGELAEGEVTFNPYLKIGSDNTITVIAPRAEMGQGISTTLAAFVAEELDVTLDRLKVEHGPPSYAYYNAAMLEEGAGFNFWDDSFTAETVRGLMGAAGKMLGLQATGGSTAARDGFDRMRQAGAAARIMLIEAAAARLGVPARDLATDNGTIVHKASNRSVTYGEVALDASKLSPPSTVALKEKADWKLLGKPQKRVDMLAKVTGAPIFGIDVRQPDMLFGTVRMSPVFGVKPVRADTSAAAKMPGVVKIVPIDSSYGSGFGVIAENTWAAFKAAEAIDVEWGKPDYPLSNDEIMTRIADAAKTGEASPMRDDGDVDVAFADAPQDRVIEAEYSVPYLSHAPMEPMNCTARLKDGVLDVWAPNQMPVLVRWFCSDIAGVPGDKTMVHTTSMGGAFGRRGELDYALYATILAKETNGRPVQVTWTREEDMRRGPFRPASVGKFRARIGNDGLPVAVDMRVAAQNMMASLMSRTFTSLPAGGSDPSITDGSRNQPYTIPNYRVSEIQVPDLPIPVTFWRSVGNSVNGFFHECFMDEIAQAGGIDPVEMRRKLMANHPAALAVVNKVAEMSGWGEALPEGKAKGFAFTLSFGSWCGQVIQIADTPSGIKLEKMWIAVEVGTALDPGIIETQMTSGAVYGLSAAMGQAITFEDGRVVQSNFHDFDAMRIFQAPEFEVAILENFHRMGGAGEVGVPPAAPALANALFALKGQRFRSLPLSKEVAFA
- a CDS encoding efflux RND transporter periplasmic adaptor subunit — protein: MAKFRFHKVAAVAVLIGFAAWMGTGRFSSVGSASTETGAAQGEAKPAAVEAAPKAPRTVAVVTPPHIQHERAIHLSGQTQADKRAVLATRAAGIIEQLTVKQGDKVAAGQTILVLNAEDKPAMVETAKQLVKQRQAELEAAQRLAKTGTLAKLSLDTAVSALAQAESQLRAAQADLDRLTIVAPFAGIVDSVDVELGSAVAQGAQIATLLSLDPVVVKGEISERDLTYIKANDKADALLVNGERVTGTVRYISREAAAATRTFRVEVAIPNADERIPAGMTAEITVRASPADAVILPRSVVTLSANGDLGIRAVDKDGKIVFYPIDLMDDLTNGLVLGGVPKDARIVVAGQDLVTEGDIVNPVTADEQLIKKLVGEVAGTN
- a CDS encoding TetR/AcrR family transcriptional regulator, giving the protein MNDSSASPDDLKRQRILERAAKVFLAYGIQRTTMDDIAKAAEMSRPALYLLFRNKIDIYQAIALSYFDASVAGARQVLAGDGPIDERLNLLLERSIFAMMEEFMRSPHGPEILDMKNQLAAEVLAGWKSTMASLVAEALDRAARDSGVDLAARGYSAETLASLFWDAIEGMKARLQNLDELRVAARSLVSMTARAVTPT